Proteins encoded in a region of the Zea mays cultivar B73 chromosome 4, Zm-B73-REFERENCE-NAM-5.0, whole genome shotgun sequence genome:
- the LOC103654664 gene encoding putative germin-like protein 2-1 has translation MAIRRLFLFISMLLAMACSCAIASDPSLLQDFCVADKTSQVRVNGFACKDAKDVVAEDFFFSGLHKAGNTSNRQGSAVTAANVAQIPGLNTMGISMVRIDYAPKGLNPPHTHPRATEMLAVLEGSLYVGFVTSNPNNTLVSKVLSKGDVFVFPKGLVHFQYNYGTDSAAALAALSSQNPGVITVANTVFGSDPLISDDVLAKAFQVDQKAVNWIQAQF, from the exons ATGGCTATCCGTCGTCTATTCCTGTTTATTTCTATGCTGTTGGCTATGGCATGCTCTTGTGCCATCGCTTCAGACCCGAGCCTTCTCCAAGACTTCTGTGTTGCAGACAAGACGTCTCAAG TTCGCGTGAATGGATTTGCCTGCAAAGATGCGAAGGACGTGGTGGCCGAGGACTTCTTCTTCTCGGGCCTTCACAAGGCCGGCAACACCAGCAACCGGCAGGGCTCCGCCGTGACGGCAGCCAACGTGGCGCAGATCCCGGGGCTGAACACGATGGGGATCTCCATGGTCCGCATCGACTACGCTCCCAAGGGACTCAACCCGCCTCACACGCACCCGCGCGCCACCGAGATGCTGGCCGTGCTCGAGGGATCGCTCTACGTTGGCTTCGTCACCTCCAATCCGAACAACACGCTCGTCTCCAAGGTTCTCAGCAAGGGCGATGTGTTCGTGTTCCCCAAGGGCCTTGTCCACTTCCAGTACAACTATGGCACGGACAGTGCTGCGGCTCTTGCCGCCTTGAGCAGCCAGAACCCTGGGGTGATCACTGTTGCCAACACAGTATTTGGTTCCGATCCATTGATATCAGATGATGTCCTTGCCAAGGCCTTTCAGGTCGATCAGAAGGCAGTTAACTGGATTCAAGCTCAGTTCTAA